A single Chanos chanos chromosome 8, fChaCha1.1, whole genome shotgun sequence DNA region contains:
- the als2b gene encoding alsin has protein sequence MDKQKSSGEEDRPVERGLLYTWRGYSCSVTPERVLLSRPVLHAALGARHGVLLVEGGQVYSFGELPWKQTQASSVMSEPVLEAGLSGQRVVSVAAGYFHSGAVTEDGGVHTWGDNASGQCGISGLSMVPNPTPVGMLDSEAKPPQPVRILEVACGEQHTLALSARHEVWAWGSGCQLGLLTSSFPVWKPQRVEHLVGRHVLQVACGASHSLALVRCLPPLQEPCRHPLDKCGQCNQLLYTMTDKEDHVIISDSHYCPLGVELDETEAKSSSRSSLVQGSLGKGLKSSPSDPLLANLNQTPKSVSISTSSSGATAALPCSSGPAAPDEALSPAAEPVETLSEDAKEAKAPGANGEAPEPVPEAGTPRPDSGKGSGGPLVVSGGKNSPYPDEQAVKDYLKRLSDNSLSEQTTKPPAAAQCTQPTSESSDVFGPDPATPAALPVTPLGSTLNNLVVSCASAVGERVASTYEALSLKKVISYWGPAEARERPQERVVQEESMQGKKSSSLGDIREEEAEELSRRLSLPGLLSQVSPRLLRKSSRTRVRAVPLTPAGALETDSLLPSLQTEVWSWGRGQEGQLGHGDLLPRLQPLCIKSLSGKEVLRVAAGAHHSLALTAQSQVFSWGSNSSGQLGHMESPSTVPHLARMSEGIRVWDVGAGQQHTLLLADGDCFQPILYYSGQQVKEGSPETGGYTQQPVLLPFCMKLGYVSSVLAGGQACAAIADRNVMGFIASLHELAAAERKYYCKLTSIKSLILQPLLKLDSLSFSLGQSSAGLFQTLIGQFSRLSQLTGQNSASLTCLLRRKRDIRGVVIVDNAHLFLDTYSEYCSAVGNLLVMGGFQALVKPCQDVFGKGSEVVQKLAECSEEGMSVAEALASLFYVPIGHLHEYGRLLLKLATCFEVSSADYQKLQDSCSKFEALVLHLKRKRKEAEYTYHFWKSFPGKMTDSLRKPSRRLVCESSNKALTLQNAGRFSVNWFILFNDALVHAQFSTHHVFPLATLWVEPISEENTSVYSLKVTSPEETFTLLASSPMEKAKWLRSINQAVEQALAGVGSDMTPPTSGAVQRADPPISRTASYTFYKDSRFKEATYEGRWLAGKPHGRGAIRWPDGRTYTGTFKNGLEDGFGDYIVPNKSLNKTDHYQGYWKEGKMHGFGIYRYATGEMYEGSFQDNMRHGHGMLRSGKLNSSSPSVFIGQWLHDKKTGYGVFDDITRGEKYMGLWQDDQRQGNGVVVTQFGLYYEGVFNNNRMMGTGVLLSEDDTTFEGEFSEDWTLNGKGTLTMPNGDYIEGSFSGVWGTGLKISGSYYKPNLFDSDKDKGRVYSKLGRLAVHSEEKWKAVFEECWSTLGCETAGQGDTTRAWENIAIALTTSRREHRDSPELLSRSHHKTLESLEFIPQHVGPVTMEKYDSIRCYLIKACDTPLHPLGRLVEALVAVYRMTYVGVGANRRLLPQAVNEIKSYLNRIFQLVRFLFPDLPEEGGPIAESPEIQQKKDSDSTDSQLESPKPGRVVSSSALLLPVLLPRLYPPLFTLYALEKEKEEDVYWECVLRLNKQPDLALLAFLGVQEKFWPVSITLHGEKQQVLSSTKDACFASAVETLQQISTTFTPSDKLQVIQLTFEEITQEVLALLKEDFLWSMDDLFPVFLYVVLRARIRNLGSEVNLIEDLMDPCVQHGEHGIMFTTLKACYYQIQHEKIT, from the exons ATGGATAAACAGAAGAG CTCTGGTGAAGAGGACAGACCGGTCGAGCGAGGTTTGCTCTATACGTGGAGGGGGTATTCCTGCAGTGTGACCCCAGAGAGAGTGCTCTTGTCCCGGCCGGTGCTCCATGCAGCCCTGGGCGCTCGACACGGAGTGCTGTTAGTGGAAG GTGGACAGGTGTATAGCTTTGGGgagttaccatggaaacagacacaggcatcTTCAGTGATGTCAGAACCAGTCTTGGAGGCGGGATTGAGTGGGCAGCGTGTTGTCTCCGTGGCAGCGGGTTACTTTCACAGCGGAGCGGTGACGGAAGATGGGGGGGTGCACACGTGGGGGGACAACGCGTCGGGCCAGTGCGGCATATCGGGGCTCTCGATGGTCCCTAACCCCACTCCCGTGGGAATGCTGGACTCTGAGGCCAAGCCTCCCCAACCGGTGAGGATCTTGGAGGTAGCCTGCGGGGAGCAGCACACGCTGGCTCTCTCTGCCCGGCACGAGGTGTGGGCCTGGGGCAGCGGCTGCCAACTGGGCCTTCTCACGTCCAGCTTTCCTGTGTGGAAGCCCCAGAGGGTGGAGCACCTGGTCGGGAGGCATGTTCTCCAGGTGGCTTGTGGAGCATCCCACAGTCTGGCGCTTGTGCGTTGCCTCCCTCCGCTTCAGGAACCTTGCCGGCACCCGCTGGACAAGTGTGGCCAATGCAACCAGCTTCTCTACACCATGACGGACAAAGAGGACCACGTCATCATCTCCGACAGCCATTATTGCCCCCTTGGTGTGGAGCTGGATGAAACAGAGGCCAAATCCTCATCACGGTCCAGCTTGGTCCAGGGGTCTTTGGGGAAAGGGCTCAAGAGTTCCCCTTCTGATCCCCTATTAGCCAATCTCAACCAGACGCCCAAATCCGTCTCCATCTCTACCTCTTCTTCTGGGGCCACCGCCGCTTTACCCTGTTCTTCTGGCCCTGCAGCTCCGGATGAAGCTCTGTCCCCTGCCGCTGAACCTGTGGAAACCCTCTCTGAGGACGCGAAGGAAGCCAAAGCCCCGGGGGCCAATGGGGAGGCGCCCGAGCCGGTCCCGGAGGCCGGCACCCCAAGGCCGGACAGCGGTAAGGGCTCAGGCGGTCCTCTGGTTGTTTCAGGAGGGAAAAACTCCCCCTATCCGGACGAACAGGCTGTCAAGGACTACCTGAAACGCCTCTCTGATAATTCTCTGTCCGAACAGACGACCAAGCCTCCTGCTGCGGCACAGTGTACGCAG CCTACAAGTGAGTCCTCTGACGTTTTCGGTCCTGACCCCGCGACCCCTGCCGCTTTGCCGGTGACCCCCTTGGGGTCAACTCTGAATAACTTGGTGGTGTCGTGTGCGTCGGCTGTTGGGGAACGGGTCGCATCGACCTACGAGGCACTGTCCCTGAAAAAAGTCATCAGCTACTGG GGTCCAGCGGAGGCCCGAGAGCGGCCGCAGGAGCGCGTGGTTCAGGAGGAGTCCATGCAGGGCAAGAAGAGCTCCAGCCTGGGGGACATCCgcgaggaggaggcggaggagcTGAGTCGCCGTCTGTCACTCCCGGGCTTGCTTTCACAGG tgTCCCCGAGGCTTCTGCGTAAGTCCAGTCGTACCCGTGTCCGGGCGGTGCCCCTCACTCCCGCTGGTGCTCTGGAGACTGACTCCCTGCTGCCCTCCCTGCAGACTGAGGTTTGGAGCTGGGGTCGAGGCCAGGAGGGTCAGCTAGGACACGGAGACCTCCTGCCCAG gctgcAGCCTCTCTGTATTAAAAGTCTGAGTGGTAAAGAAGTGCTGAGAGTTGCAGCAGGTGCTCATCACTCTCTCGCCCTTACAGCCCAGTCACAg gtCTTCTCCTGGGGCAGTAACAGCTCTGGTCAACTTGGTCACATGGAGTCCCCCAGCACTGTCCCACACCTAGCAagg ATGTCTGAAGGCATTCGTGTCTGGGATGTGGGGGCAGGACAGCAACACACGCTGCTATTGGCTGATGGTGATTGCTTCCAGCCAATCCTGTACTACAGTGGACAGCAGGTGAAGGAGGGGTCACCGGAGACAGGTGGTTACACTCAGCAACCTGTTCTCCTGCCTTTCTGCATGAAG ctgGGGTATGTAAGCAGCGTGTTAGCAGGTGGACAGGCCTGTGCTGCTATAGCAGACAGAAACGTGATGGGCTTCATCGCCAGTCTGCACGAGTTAGCCGCCGCTGAGAGGAAGTATTACTGCAAACTCACTAGCATTAAAAGCCTCATACTGCAACCTCTACTCAAACTAG ACTCTCTCAGCTTCTCCCTGGGCCAGTCCTCTGCTGGGCTTTTTCagactctgattggtcagttcaGCCGTCTGTCTCAGCTGACAGGCCAAAATTCGGCTTCACTGACCTGTCTCCTCCGGCGCAAGCGTGACATCAGAGGCGTGGTTATCGTGGACAACGCCCACCTTTTCCTGGACACTTACTCTGA gtatTGCTCAGCAGTGGGTAATCTTCTAGTCATGGGGGGTTTCCAAGCTCTTGTTAAACCCTGCCA GGACGTATTTGGGAAAGGCTCAGAGGTGGTGCAGAAGTTGGCCGAGTGTTCTGAGGAGGGCATGTCCGTGGCTGAAGCTCTGGCCTCTCTCTTCTACGTCCCCATCGGCCACTTACACGAATACGGTCGCTTGCTCCTCAAACTGGCCACCTGCTTTGAGGTG AGTTCAGCTGATTATCAGAAACTGCAGGACAGCTGCTCAAAATTTGAGGCATTGGTCCTTCATCtcaaaaggaagaggaaggaggcAGAGTATACATATCACTTCTGGAAGAGCTTCCCTGGCAAAATGAcg GATTCTTTGCGTAAACCATCTCGACGgctggtgtgtgagagcagCAACAAAGCTCTCACGCTGCAAAATGCTGGAAGGTTCTCTGTCAACTGGTTCATCCTCTTTAACGACGCACTGGTCCACGCACAG TTCTCTACTCATCACGTCTTCCCGTTGGCCACACTGTGGGTCGAGCCTATCTCAGAGGAAAACACTAGCGT ATACAGTTTGAAGGTGACCTCACCTGAAGAGACATTCACTCTCCTGGCATCCTCACCCATGGAGAAG GCAAAATGGCTGCGCTCTATTAACCAAGCGGTGGAGCAGGCTCTGGCCGGTGTGGGGTCAGACATGACACCTCCCACTTCGGGGGCGGTGCAACGAGCAGACCCGCCCATCTCTCGGACAGCCTCCTACACGTTCTACAAAGACAGCCGGTTTAAAGAGGCCACATACGAGGGGCGCTGGCTAGCAGGCAAACCCCACGGCAG GGGTGCGATCAGGTGGCCCGACGGACGAACATATACTGGAACGTTCAAGAATGGACTGGAGGATGG TTTTGGAGATTACATCGTTCCCAATAAGAGTCTGAATAAAACCGATCATTACCAGGGCTActggaaagagggaaagatgcACGGCTTTGGAATATACAG ATATGCCACAGGTGAGATGTATGAAGGCTCCTTCCAGGACAACATGCGTCACGGACACGGAATGCTACGCAGCGGAAAGCTCAACTCCTCCTCCCCCAGCGTCTTCATCGGCCAATGGCTGCACGACAAGAAAACGGGCTACGGTGTCTTCGACGACATCACCAG aggggaaaagtACATGGGACTGTGGCAGGATGATCAGCGCCAGGGTAACGGTGTGGTCGTCACTCAGTTTGGTCTTTATTACGAGGGAGttttcaacaacaacaggatGATG ggcACTGGAGTTTTGCTTTCTGAAGACGACACTACATTTGAAGGCGAGTTCTCTGAGGACTGGACCCTCAACGGGAAG ggcACACTGACCATGCCTAACGGGGATTATATTGAGGGATCCTTCAGTGGGGTGTGGGGCACAGGACTGAAGATCTCAGGGTCCTACTACAAGCCCAACCTCTTTGACTCAGACAAGGACAAGGGTC gtgtgtacagtaagcTTGGTCGCTTGGCGGTTCATTCAGAGGAGAAGTGGAAGGCTGTGTTTGAGGAGTGCTGGAGCACACTGGGCTGTGAAACTGCTGGACAGGGAGATACGACCAGAGCCTGGGAGAACATTGCTATAGCTTTAACCaccagcaggagagagcacagagacag TCCAGAGTTGCTGAGTCGCTCTCATCATAAAACTCTTGAGAGCCTGGAGTTCATCCCTCAGCACGTGGGCCCCGTTACCATGGAGAAGTACGACAGTATCCGCTGCTACCTCATCAAG GCGTGTGACACACCGCTCCACCCTCTGGGACGTCTGGTGGAGGCGCTGGTTGCGGTGTACCGGATGACCTACGTGGGTGTGGGAGCGAACCGCCGGCTTCTCCCTCAGGCTGTGAACGAGATCAAATCCTACCTTAACCGCATCTTCCAGCTcgtcag gTTCCTGTTTCCTGATCTCCCTGAGGAGGGTGGACCGATCGCCGAGTCCCCTGAGATCCAACAAAAGAAAGACTCTGACTCTACTGACTCCCAGCTGGAGTCTCCCAAGCCTGG gCGTGTAGTGAGCAGCTCCGCTCTCCTGCTGCCGGTGCTGCTCCCTCGTCTCTACCCTCCTCTGTTTACGCTGTACGCcctggagaaggagaaggaggaggacgTGTACTGGGAGTGTGTCTTACGGCTCAACAAACAGCCCGACCTCGCGCTGCTGGCCTTCCTCGGAGTCCAAGA GAAGTTTTGGCCGGTCTCCATTACACTACATGGAGAGAAACAACAG